One window of Medicago truncatula cultivar Jemalong A17 chromosome 2, MtrunA17r5.0-ANR, whole genome shotgun sequence genomic DNA carries:
- the LOC25488138 gene encoding flowering-promoting factor 1-like protein 1 gives MSGVWVFKNGVVRLVDGVEAMEGGRQGSGGRRKVLVHTASNEIITSYAVLERKLSSLGWERYYDDPDLLQFHKRSTVHLISLPMDFNRFKSMHMYDIVVKNKNSFEVREMMM, from the coding sequence ATGTCTGGGGTTTGGGTTTTCAAGAACGGCGTGGTGCGGCTAGTGGATGGCGTGGAGGCGATGGAGGGTGGCCGCCAAGGGTCAGGCGGACGGCGCAAGGTGTTGGTTCATACCGCAAGCAACGAGATTATCACCTCTTATGCCGTTTTAGAGCGCAAGCTAAGTTCATTGGGGTGGGAGCGTTACTATGATGACCCTGACCTCCTCCAGTTCCACAAACGCTCAACCGTTCATCTTATCTCCCTTCCTATGGATTTCAACAGGTTCAAGTCCATGCACATGTATGACATCGTTGTCAAGAACAAGAACTCCTTTGAAGTTAGGGAAATGATGATGTAG
- the LOC25488140 gene encoding protein SRC2: protein MNMEYRTLELNIISAKDLKNVNLFSKMDVYAVVSISGDPLNPQTATTHRHRDGGTSPTWNFPVKFTINDSLANQNRLSLEVKLISDRTVAGDTLIGKVHIPLKELLDNPSGDSFRQVNYQVRTSSGKAKGNLNLSYKFGEKVQAPAMKTTSKHEPVKGKNEHEPVMAYPPPGMAAAGSSSVPYGTPYPPQPQQPGYGYPPAPPAAAAYGGYPPAQPGGYPPAQPGYGYPPQQGHGYPPQQPGYGYPPQQPGYGYPPQQPGYGYPGAQAQKPKKNKMGMGLGAGLLGGALGGMLIGDMISDASSYDAGYDAGFDDGGFDGGFDF from the coding sequence ATGAACATGGAATATAGAACCTTAGAACTCAACATCATATCCGCTAAAGATCTCAAAAATGTTAATCTTTTCTCCAAGATGGACGTTTACGCCGTCGTTTCAATCTCAGGCGATCCATTAAACCCACAAACTGCCACCACCCACAGGCATCGTGACGGTGGAACAAGCCCTACATGGAACTTCCCCGTCAAATTCACCATCAACGATTCTCTCGCTAACCAGAATCGTCTCTCTCTCGAGGTCAAACTCATCTCCGATCGTACCGTTGCCGGCGATACCTTGATCGGCAAGGTTCATATCCCTCTCAAGGAGCTTCTTGATAACCCCTCCGGAGATTCTTTCCGGCAGGTTAATTATCAGGTTAGAACATCTTCAGGGAAAGCTAAAGGAAACTTAAACCTCTCTTACAAATTCGGCGAAAAAGTCCAAGCTCCGGCGATGAAAACAACGTCGAAACATGAACCGGTGAAGGGAAAAAACGAACATGAACCGGTGATGGCTTATCCTCCACCTGGAATGGCGGCAGCTGGGTCTAGCTCGGTGCCGTATGGTACACCTTATCCTCCTCAGCCGCAACAACCGGGTTATGGATATCCACCTGCACCACCGGCAGCGGCTGCTTATGGTGGCTACCCACCGGCTCAACCTGGTGGTTATCCACCAGCTCAACCAGGTTATGGCTATCCACCTCAACAGGGTCATGGTTACCCGCCACAACAACCGGGTTATGGATATCCACCACAACAACCGGGTTATGGATACCCGCCGCAACAACCGGGTTATGGATATCCAGGGGCACAAGCACAGAAGCCTAAGAAGAATAAAATGGGAATGGGATTGGGAGCAGGGTTGCTTGGAGGTGCTTTAGGTGGGATGTTGATTGGAGATATGATTTCTGATGCTTCTTCTTATGATGCTGGATATGATGCTGGCTTTGATGATGGTGGTTTTGATGgtggttttgatttttaa